A window of the Pseudomonas oryzicola genome harbors these coding sequences:
- the tyrS gene encoding tyrosine--tRNA ligase → MKSVEEQLALIKRGAEEVLVESELVEKLKRGQPLRIKAGFDPTAPDLHLGHTVLINKLRQFQDLGHQVIFLIGDFTGMIGDPSGKSATRPPLTREQVLENAETYKQQVFKILDPAKTEVAFNSTWMDKLTPADFIRLASQYTVARMLERDDFHKRYTTSQPIAIHEFLYPLVQGYDSVALKADVELGGTDQKFNLLMGRELQRAYGQEAQNIVTMPLLEGLDGVKKMSKSLGNYVGIQEAPGVMYSKLVSIPDTLMWRYFELLSFRSMEEIGQFRADVASGANPRDIKIKLAEEIVARFHGEEAAANAHRAAGNRMKDGELPEDLPEVEVTAAESLPIAAVLNRAGLVKNSAQARDLLSGGAVKVDGAVVDRDFVFALGATHVCQAGKKSFARVTLKAE, encoded by the coding sequence ATGAAGTCGGTTGAAGAGCAGCTGGCGCTTATCAAGCGCGGTGCGGAAGAAGTACTGGTCGAGTCGGAACTGGTGGAGAAGCTCAAGCGCGGCCAGCCTCTGCGCATCAAGGCCGGCTTCGACCCGACCGCGCCGGACCTGCACCTTGGGCACACGGTGCTGATCAACAAGCTGCGTCAGTTCCAGGACCTGGGGCACCAGGTCATCTTCCTGATCGGTGACTTCACCGGCATGATCGGCGACCCGAGTGGCAAAAGCGCCACGCGCCCGCCGCTGACTCGCGAGCAGGTGCTGGAAAACGCCGAGACCTATAAGCAGCAGGTGTTCAAGATCCTCGACCCGGCCAAGACCGAGGTCGCGTTCAACTCCACCTGGATGGACAAGCTGACCCCGGCTGACTTCATTCGCCTGGCTTCGCAATACACCGTGGCGCGCATGCTCGAGCGTGATGACTTCCACAAGCGCTACACCACCAGCCAGCCGATCGCCATCCATGAATTCCTGTACCCGCTGGTGCAGGGTTATGACTCGGTGGCGCTGAAGGCCGATGTCGAACTGGGGGGTACCGACCAGAAGTTCAATCTGCTGATGGGGCGCGAGTTGCAGCGTGCCTATGGCCAGGAAGCGCAGAACATCGTGACCATGCCGTTGCTCGAAGGGCTCGACGGTGTGAAGAAGATGTCCAAGTCGCTGGGTAACTACGTGGGTATCCAGGAAGCGCCGGGGGTGATGTATAGCAAGCTGGTGTCGATCCCGGATACCTTGATGTGGCGTTACTTCGAGCTGCTGAGCTTCCGCTCGATGGAAGAGATCGGGCAGTTCCGTGCCGACGTCGCCAGCGGTGCCAACCCGCGCGACATCAAGATCAAGCTGGCGGAAGAGATCGTGGCGCGTTTCCATGGCGAAGAGGCTGCGGCCAATGCCCATCGTGCAGCAGGCAACCGCATGAAGGATGGCGAGTTGCCGGAAGACCTGCCGGAGGTTGAAGTGACCGCGGCGGAAAGCCTGCCGATTGCTGCCGTGCTGAACCGGGCTGGCCTGGTGAAGAACTCGGCGCAGGCTCGGGATCTGCTGAGTGGGGGGGCGGTGAAGGTTGATGGTGCGGTGGTTGATCGCGATTTTGTGTTTGCGCTGGGTGCGACGCATGTGTGCCAGGCGGGCAAGAAGTCGTTTGCGCGGGTTACCCTCAAGGCTGAGTGA
- a CDS encoding peptidoglycan DD-metalloendopeptidase family protein gives MTNEPPKAPPLYPKSHLLAASGIAALLSLALLVFPSSEVEAKKTTLNLELESPAEQLKDESRAAPLVQAESEQGSPFAQIEDAAAETQNAKQEEPPAAEPTVETAKAPSHREVTVARGDTLSTLFAKVGLPSNAVHDLLASNKQAKQFSQLKHGQVLQFELDKDGQLASLHSKVNNLETIRLTKTDKGYTFNREISKPVVRTAYAHGVIKSSLSASAQRAGLSHSMTMDMARVLGYDIDFAQDIRPGDEFDVVYEQKVMDGKVVGTGNILSARFTNRGKTYTAVRYTNKQGNTSYYTADGNSLRKAFIRTPVDFARISSRFSAGRKHPILNKIRAHKGVDYAAPRGTPIKAAGDGRIELAGRRGGYGNTVIIQHGNRYKTLYGHMQGFAKGIKTGSMVKQGQVIGYIGTTGLSTGPHLHYEFQVNGVHVDPLSQKVPMADPIARNERQRFLQQSQPLIARMDQEKATLLAANKR, from the coding sequence ATGACCAACGAACCGCCTAAAGCGCCCCCGCTTTATCCGAAAAGCCATCTGTTGGCCGCCAGCGGCATCGCCGCCCTGCTCAGCCTGGCCCTGCTGGTGTTTCCCTCCAGCGAAGTGGAAGCCAAGAAAACCACCCTCAACCTCGAGCTGGAGAGCCCTGCCGAGCAGTTGAAGGACGAATCCCGCGCTGCGCCCCTGGTACAGGCAGAGAGTGAGCAAGGCTCGCCATTCGCCCAGATCGAGGACGCCGCTGCCGAAACCCAGAACGCCAAGCAGGAAGAACCCCCTGCCGCAGAACCGACGGTTGAAACTGCCAAGGCGCCCAGCCACCGCGAAGTCACTGTGGCCCGTGGCGACACGCTGTCCACCCTGTTCGCCAAGGTCGGCCTGCCGAGCAATGCGGTGCACGACCTGTTGGCCAGCAACAAGCAGGCCAAGCAGTTCAGCCAGCTCAAGCACGGCCAGGTACTGCAGTTCGAACTCGACAAGGACGGCCAGCTGGCCAGCCTGCACAGCAAGGTCAACAATCTTGAAACCATTCGCCTGACCAAGACCGACAAGGGCTATACCTTCAACCGCGAGATCAGCAAGCCGGTCGTGCGTACCGCCTATGCCCATGGGGTGATCAAAAGCTCTCTGTCAGCCTCGGCGCAGCGCGCCGGCTTGTCCCACAGCATGACCATGGACATGGCTCGCGTGCTGGGTTACGACATCGATTTCGCCCAGGACATCCGCCCGGGCGACGAATTCGACGTGGTCTACGAGCAGAAGGTGATGGACGGCAAAGTCGTCGGCACCGGCAATATCCTCTCCGCGCGGTTCACCAACCGCGGCAAGACCTACACCGCCGTGCGCTACACCAACAAGCAGGGCAACACCAGCTACTACACCGCCGACGGCAACAGCCTGCGCAAGGCGTTCATCCGTACCCCGGTGGATTTCGCCCGCATCAGCTCGCGCTTCTCCGCAGGCCGCAAGCACCCGATCCTGAACAAGATCCGCGCACACAAGGGTGTCGACTACGCCGCTCCGCGCGGCACCCCGATCAAGGCAGCCGGAGATGGCCGTATCGAACTGGCCGGGCGCCGTGGCGGTTACGGCAACACCGTGATCATCCAGCACGGCAACCGCTACAAGACGCTGTATGGCCACATGCAAGGCTTCGCCAAGGGCATCAAGACCGGCAGCATGGTCAAGCAAGGCCAGGTCATCGGCTATATCGGCACCACCGGCCTGTCCACCGGCCCGCACCTGCACTACGAGTTCCAGGTCAATGGTGTGCACGTCGACCCGCTGAGCCAGAAAGTGCCAATGGCCGACCCGATCGCCCGAAACGAGCGCCAGCGCTTCCTGCAGCAGAGCCAACCCCTGATCGCCCGCATGGATCAGGAAAAGGCCACCCTGCTCGCGGCGAACAAGCGCTAA
- a CDS encoding anhydro-N-acetylmuramic acid kinase, which yields MALYLGVMSGTSLDGLDIALIEQGEQLKLLATHYLPMPGDLRQELLGLCSSGPDEIARAALAENRWASLAGEGIRQLLARQELPAGAIRAIGSHGQTIRHEPARGFTVQIGNPALLAELTGISVVADFRRRDVAAGGQGAPLVPAFHETLFSHLGQRLAILNVGGFSNLSLIEHDKPVHGFDCGPGNVLLDAWIERKRGQAYDADGAWAASGVVQADLLNALLADPFFAGIGPKSTGREVFNLPWLEGHLARLPAYRDEDVQATLLELTARSIIDSLSNAQQGTEALLVCGGGARNGALMARLGQLLPDARVASTGAHGVDPDWVEAMAFAWLAHCCLEGIAANRPSVTAAKGLRVLGAIYPA from the coding sequence ATGGCGCTCTACCTGGGGGTGATGTCCGGCACCAGCCTCGATGGCCTGGACATTGCCTTGATCGAACAAGGCGAGCAGCTCAAACTGCTCGCCACCCACTACCTGCCCATGCCCGGCGACCTGCGCCAGGAACTGCTGGGCCTTTGCAGCAGCGGCCCTGACGAGATCGCCCGCGCTGCACTGGCGGAAAACCGCTGGGCCAGCCTGGCAGGCGAAGGCATCCGCCAATTGCTGGCCAGGCAAGAGCTGCCGGCCGGAGCCATCCGCGCCATTGGCAGCCACGGCCAGACCATCCGCCACGAACCTGCACGCGGCTTTACCGTGCAGATCGGCAACCCGGCGCTGCTCGCCGAGCTTACCGGTATCAGCGTGGTCGCCGACTTCCGCCGCCGCGATGTGGCCGCCGGCGGCCAAGGTGCGCCTCTGGTGCCGGCCTTCCATGAAACCCTGTTCAGCCATCTGGGCCAGCGCCTGGCCATTCTCAATGTGGGCGGCTTCAGCAACCTCAGCCTGATCGAACACGACAAGCCAGTCCACGGCTTCGACTGCGGCCCGGGCAACGTGCTGCTGGATGCCTGGATCGAACGCAAGCGCGGCCAGGCCTACGATGCGGATGGGGCCTGGGCTGCCTCGGGCGTGGTGCAAGCCGACTTGCTCAACGCACTGCTGGCCGACCCGTTCTTCGCTGGCATCGGCCCGAAGAGCACCGGCCGCGAAGTATTCAACCTGCCCTGGCTGGAAGGTCACCTGGCCCGCCTGCCCGCTTACCGCGACGAGGACGTACAGGCAACATTGCTGGAACTGACCGCACGTAGCATCATCGACTCGTTGAGCAACGCCCAGCAAGGCACCGAAGCGCTGCTGGTCTGCGGTGGCGGTGCGCGCAACGGCGCCCTGATGGCACGCCTTGGCCAGTTGCTGCCCGACGCCCGTGTCGCCAGCACCGGCGCCCATGGCGTGGACCCGGACTGGGTCGAAGCAATGGCCTTCGCCTGGCTGGCCCACTGCTGCCTGGAAGGCATCGCTGCCAATCGCCCTAGCGTGACAGCGGCCAAGGGCCTGCGCGTACTCGGCGCAATCTACCCGGCTTGA
- the erpA gene encoding iron-sulfur cluster insertion protein ErpA codes for MSVETFTPTALEFTHGAAQKVKNLVSEEGNDRLKLRVFVTGGGCSGFQYGFTFDEDVAEDDTIVEREGVSLVVDPMSFQYLAGAEVDYQEGLEGSRFVIKNPNAATTCGCGSSFSI; via the coding sequence ATGAGCGTCGAAACCTTCACCCCCACCGCTTTGGAATTCACCCACGGCGCTGCGCAAAAGGTGAAGAACCTGGTTTCCGAGGAAGGCAACGATCGTCTGAAGCTGCGCGTGTTCGTCACCGGTGGCGGCTGCTCGGGCTTCCAGTATGGCTTCACCTTCGATGAGGACGTGGCCGAAGACGACACCATCGTCGAGCGCGAAGGTGTTTCCCTTGTGGTCGACCCGATGAGCTTCCAGTACCTGGCCGGCGCTGAGGTGGATTACCAGGAAGGCCTGGAAGGCTCGCGTTTCGTGATCAAGAACCCGAACGCTGCCACCACCTGTGGCTGCGGCTCCTCGTTCTCGATCTGA
- the argC gene encoding N-acetyl-gamma-glutamyl-phosphate reductase, producing MIKVGIVGGTGYTGVELLRLLAQHPQAEVAVITSRSEAGVAVADMYPNLRGHYDGLAFSVPDSKTLAACDVVFFATPHGVAHALAGELLAAGTKVIDLSADFRLQDAAEWGKWYGQPHGAPELLKDAVYGLPEVNREKIRQARLIAVPGCYPTATQLGFLPLLEAGLADPSRLIADCKSGVSGAGRGAAVGSLFCEAGESMKAYAVKGHRHLPEISQGLRLAAGKNIGLTFVPHLTPMIRGIHATLYATVADTSVDLQALFEKRYANEPFVDVMPAGSHPETRSVRGANVCRIAVHRPQGGDLVVVLSVIDNLVKGASGQAVQNLNILFGLDERMGLSHAGLLP from the coding sequence ATGATCAAGGTCGGTATCGTCGGCGGCACGGGTTACACCGGCGTCGAACTGTTGCGTCTGCTGGCACAGCATCCACAGGCCGAAGTGGCGGTCATCACTTCGCGCTCCGAGGCGGGCGTGGCGGTGGCGGACATGTACCCGAACCTGCGCGGCCACTATGACGGGCTGGCGTTCAGCGTGCCCGACAGCAAGACCCTGGCGGCCTGTGACGTGGTGTTCTTCGCCACGCCGCACGGCGTTGCCCATGCGCTGGCCGGCGAACTGCTGGCGGCGGGTACCAAGGTGATCGACCTGTCGGCCGACTTCCGTTTGCAGGACGCCGCCGAATGGGGCAAGTGGTACGGCCAGCCGCACGGCGCACCGGAGTTGCTCAAGGACGCGGTTTACGGCCTGCCTGAAGTCAACCGTGAGAAGATCCGCCAGGCACGCCTGATCGCTGTGCCAGGTTGCTATCCGACCGCCACCCAACTGGGCTTCCTGCCGCTGCTGGAAGCTGGCCTGGCCGACCCGTCGCGCCTGATCGCCGACTGCAAGTCGGGTGTCAGCGGCGCTGGCCGTGGTGCGGCGGTGGGCTCGCTGTTCTGCGAAGCCGGCGAAAGCATGAAAGCCTACGCAGTGAAGGGCCATCGCCACCTGCCGGAAATCAGCCAAGGTCTTCGCCTGGCCGCTGGCAAGAATATCGGCCTGACTTTCGTCCCGCACCTGACGCCAATGATCCGTGGCATTCACGCCACCCTGTACGCTACCGTCGCCGACACCTCGGTCGACCTGCAGGCGCTGTTCGAGAAGCGTTACGCCAATGAACCGTTCGTCGACGTGATGCCGGCTGGCAGCCACCCGGAAACCCGCAGTGTGCGCGGCGCCAACGTCTGCCGCATTGCCGTTCATCGCCCGCAAGGTGGTGACCTGGTGGTGGTGCTGTCGGTGATCGACAACCTGGTCAAGGGCGCGTCCGGCCAGGCGGTGCAGAACCTCAACATCCTGTTCGGCCTGGACGAGCGCATGGGCTTGTCACACGCCGGCCTGCTGCCGTAA
- the hemJ gene encoding protoporphyrinogen oxidase HemJ, with protein MLYLWIKALHIVSVVCWFAGLFYLPRLFVYHAQSEDSISQERFVTMERKLFRGIMNPAMIATYVFGAWMLYLTPGWLSQGWLHAKLTLVILLTVYHHMCGAQRKRFASGSNTRSHVYYRWFNEVPVLFLLGIVILVVVKPF; from the coding sequence ATGCTTTACCTATGGATCAAAGCGCTGCACATCGTCAGCGTGGTCTGCTGGTTCGCCGGCCTGTTCTACCTGCCGCGGCTGTTCGTCTACCACGCCCAGAGCGAGGACAGCATCAGCCAGGAACGTTTCGTGACCATGGAGCGCAAGCTGTTCCGCGGCATCATGAATCCGGCAATGATCGCCACCTATGTGTTCGGCGCGTGGATGCTGTACCTCACCCCCGGCTGGCTCAGCCAAGGCTGGCTGCATGCCAAGCTGACCCTGGTCATTCTGCTGACCGTCTACCATCACATGTGCGGCGCGCAGCGCAAACGCTTCGCCAGCGGCAGCAATACCCGCAGCCACGTCTACTATCGCTGGTTCAACGAAGTGCCCGTGCTGTTCCTGCTGGGTATCGTGATTCTGGTGGTGGTCAAACCGTTCTGA